One genomic window of Ornithorhynchus anatinus isolate Pmale09 chromosome 10, mOrnAna1.pri.v4, whole genome shotgun sequence includes the following:
- the ERCC5 gene encoding DNA repair protein complementing XP-G cells, translating into MGVQGLWKLLECSGREVNPETLEGKILAVDISIWLNQALKGVRDRHGNAIENAHLLTLFHRLCKLLFFRIRPIFVFDGETPILKKQTLAKRRQRKDLAASDSKKTTEKLLKTFLKRQALQTTLRGKRDEALPSITQVHRAKVDDIFILPSLQEEKNSSDEEDEKEWQERMSQRQLLQEEFFHNPNAIDIESEDFSSLPPEIKHEILTDMKEFTKRRRTLFEAMPEESNDFSKYQLQGLLKKNILNRHIEHVQKEMNQQHSGQIQRQFEHDGGFMKEVEARRVVSEDASHYILIKGIQAKKAEEMEPVSAGPSSSKVFNPTLFEAKLPPHEKTKPEKDTTTDESPPSPRTLLAIQAAMLGSSSEEELESENRSQLSRNRAHTSETVVEGSVSPRTLLAIQEALEDNDVQIVAGTSDGTKIRSGVKELLIISSDEEDRVPKVRNGNTLLYTAAVHSTSQVSEQGDESTIKDGKEQTTRSVGTVVLQDGKVSVQDGRKRTTIHPVSIVVSQDGGAKDDDGKEHTATHLVSSAVLQDVDASIKDGKELTTMRSVRAVELQDDESNAQDEKIPASISHPTTTVSSQDGKPEFQIRKDLIPTSTSTHSVLAQEDEFGPQIPDFKLDQGISQSERDSSTLVTSSDDEREDKKDPTCISDTNSFRERTTVTKSVELPRQVISEPGSHGGTVLSCTSKESENLLKTVQDVKNDFSSETWMPDAQLVEIDSEESASDGSFVAVDSETSDDELPTEGCDVSEVSTDHDEKLIALEEAADVERKGVGDPETVLRDNAEEVELAIREREVEKDAEEAADEWQDINLEELETLEKDLLVEQNTLQAQKQQQERIASTVTGQMFLESQELLRLFGIPFIEAPMEAEAQCAILDLTDQTSGTITDDSDVWLFGARHVYKNFFNKNKFIEYYQYGDFYNQLGLDRNKLINLAYLLGSDYTEGIPTVGCVTAMEILNEFPGHGLEPLLHFSEWWNEAQKNKKIRPNPHDTKVKKKLRQLQLAPGFPNPAVAEAYLRPVVDESRGAFLWGKPDAEKIRQFCQRYFGWNKTKTDESLLPVLKQLNIHQTQLRIDSFFRVEQHEKQDAKGIKSKRLNRAVTCMLRKEREGDATEIQEATAALENEFELLEKTKEKTSRKATEERKTPQDLKRKRLSSPEEENRCGGFVGQLSLCESPDGPSGEGVERTTLNKTERGKGSRDPEIQSSRVRKPERRESEGGEKMASSSSGEDEETPAIMVTAKPVFEKKKGKLRSGRGRKRKA; encoded by the exons ATGGGTGTTCAAGGACTTTGGAAACTGCTCGAGTGCTCTGGAAGGGAAGTAAACCCGGAGACTCTGGAAGGAAAGATTCTTGCCGTCG ACATTAGCATCTGGCTGAACCAAGCCCTCAAGGGCGTACGGGACCGGCATGGCAACGCCATTGAAAATGCTCACCTTCTTACTCTGTTCCATCGACTCTGCAAGCTGCTGTTTTTCAGAATTCGTCCCATTTTTGTTTTTGATGGGGAGACGCCGATTTTGAAGAAACAGACACTG GctaagagaaggcagaggaaggatttgGCTGCTAGTGACTCCAAGAAAACTACAGAGAAGCTTTTGAAAACATTTTTGAAACGACAAGCTCTCCAAACTACTCTGAGAGGCAAAAG agatgaagcacTCCCCAGTATTACTCAAGTTCACAGAGCGAAAGTGGATGACATCTTTATTCTGCCCTCCTTACAAGAGGAAAAAAACAG CtcagatgaggaagatgaaaaaGAGTGGCAAGAAAGAATGAGCCAAAGGCAGTTGTTACAG GAAGAGTTCTTTCATAATCCTAATGCGATAGACATCGAATCAGAGGACTTCAGCAGTCTGCCTCCAGAAATAAAGCATGAAATCTTGACCGATATGAAGGAATTTACAAAGCGGAGGAGAACGTTATTTGAAGCAATGCCGGAG gaATCCAATGACTTTTCGAAATATCAACTCCAGGGCCtgcttaaaaaaaacattttaaatcgCCATATAGAACATGTTCAAAAAGAGATGAATCAACAGCATTCGGGCCAGATCCAGAGACAGTTTGAGCATGACGGAGGCTTcatgaaggaggtggaagccaggaGAGTAGTCTCCGAAGATGCCTCTCATTACATCTTGATCAAAG GTATTCAAGCCAAGAAAGCTGAAGAGATGGAACCGGTGTCTGCTGGCCCTTCTTCTAGTAAAGTGTTCAATCCAACTCTGTTTGAGGCTAAATTACCTCCGCATGAGAAAACAAAGCCAGAGAAAGACACCACTACCGATGaatcacccccttctccaagGACTTTGTTGGCTATTCAAGCTGCCATGTTAGGAAGTAGTTcagaggaggagttggagagTGAAAATAGAAGTCAGTTAAGTAGGAACCGGGCTCACACATCTGAAACTGTAGTTGAAGGGTCTGTATCACCAAGAACCCTATTAGCTATTCAGGAAGCTCTAGAAGATAACGATGTGCAAATAGTTGCTGGTACGAGTGATGGCACAAAGATCCGGTCGGGGGTGAAAGAACTACTGATTATCAGCTCAGATGAAGAAGATCGAGTCCCTAAAGTGAGAAATGGCAACACATTATTATATACAGCAGCAGTACATTCAACCAGTCAAGTCTCTGAACAAGGTGATGAATCCACCATTAAGGATGGAAAAGAACAGACGACGCGATCGGTAGGTACAGTCGTATTGCAAGATGGCAAAGTCAGCGTGCAGGATGGAAGAAAACGGACAACAATACATCCGGTAAGTATAGTTGTATCGCAAGATGGCGGCGCCAAGGATGACGATGGAAAAGAACATACGGCGACACATTTAGTGAGTTCAGCTGTACTGCAAGATGTTGACGCCAGTATTAAGGATGGAAAAGAACTGACAACAATGCGTTCAGTACGTGCAGTTGAGTTGCAAGATGATGAATCCAATGCTCAGGATGAAAAAATACCGGCAAGTATATCTCACCCTACAACTACAGTTTCTAGTCAAGACGGAAAACCTGAGTTTCAGATTAGAAAAGACCTGATCCCTACAAGTACTTCAACACACTCAGTCTTGGCTCAAGAGGATGAGTTTGGTCCCCAGATTCCTGATTTCAAACTGGACCAAGGGATATCCCAAAGCGAACGTGATTCCTCCACTCTGGTTACTTCAAGCGACGACGAAAGAGAAGACAAAAAAGACCCTACTTGCATAAGTGACACTAATTCCTTTCGAGAAAGGACTACTGTAACAAAATCGGTCGAATTGCCAAGGCAGGTTAtttcagagcctgggagtcacggcgGAACAGTATTGTCTTGTACGTCTAAAGAATCTGAGAATCTACTAAAGACAGTGCAAGATGTGAAGAATGACTTTTCCTCTGAAACATGGATGCCTGATGCTCAACTAGTGGAAATTGATTCTGAAGAGAGTGCATCTGATG GTAGCTTCGTTGCAGTGGACAGTGAAACTAGTGATGACGAACTTCCGACAGAAGGGTGTGATGTATCCGAAGTTTCTACTGATCACGATGAAAAATTAATTGCTCTGGAGGAGGCTGCCGACGTTGAAAGAAAAGGAGTTGGTGACCCAGAGACTGTCCTGAGAGACAATGCTGAAGAAGTGGAGTTAGCTATTCGGGAGAGAGAAGTTGAAAAGGATGCCGAGGaggcagcagatgaatggcaaGATATTAATTTG GAGGAGCTGGAGACTCTGGAAAAAGACCTTTTAGTGGAGCAGAATACGCTTCAAGCTCAAAAACAGCAACAGGAACGCATTGCTTCCACTGTAACGGGGCAGATGTTCCTGGAAAGTCAG GAACTCCTTCGACTGTTTGGTATTCCTTTCATTGAGGCCCCCATGGAAGCAGAGGCCCAGTGTGCCATTTTGGATCTAACTGATCAGACCTCTGGGACGATCACGGACGATAGTGATGTTTGGCTGTTTGGAGCACGGCATGTTTATAAAAATTTCTTTAATAAAAACAAGTTTATAGAGTATTACCAATATGGGGATTTTTACAACCAACTCG GATTAGACCggaacaagctaatcaatttggccTATTTGCTCGGAAGTGATTACACGGAAGGGATACCAACTGTGGGCTGTGTAACAGCAATGGAGATTCTCAATGAGTTCCCCGGGCATGGTCTGGAACCTCTCTTACATTTTTC AGAATGGTGGAATGAAGCTCAAAAGAATAAGAAGATAAGACCTAATCCCCACGACACCAAAGTGAAGAAAAAACTCCGGCAACTGCAGCTGGCTCCTGGCTTCCCCAATCCGGCCGTGGCGGAGGCTTACCTGCGACCCGTGGTCGATGAGTCGAGGGGAGCGTTCTTATGGGGAAAGCCTGATGCAGAGAAAATTAGACA ATTCTGTCAGCGATACTTTGGGTGGAACAAGACCAAGACGGATGAATCTCTGTTGCCAGTATTAAAACAACTGAATATTCATCAG ACCCAGCTTCGGATTGATTCTTTCTTCAGAGTGGAACAACACGAGAAGCAGGATGCCAAAGGTATAAAGAGCAAGAGACTAAACAGAGCGGTGACGTGTATgctgagaaaagaaagggaaggagatgcTACGGAAATACAGGAGGCTACTGCTGCCCTGGAGAATGAATTTGAATTACTTGAGAAGACGAAGGAGAAAACCTCTCGGAAGGCCACAGAAGAACGGAAAACCCCACAAGATCTGAAAAGGAAGAGACTTTCAAGTCCCGAAGAGGAAAACCGGTGTGGGGGTTTTGTAGGCCAACTCTCTCTGTGCGAATCACCTGATGGGCCCTCCGGGGAAGGGGTCGAGAGAACAACTTTAAACAAAACCGAGAGGGGAAAAGGCAGCCGAGATCCAGAGATCCAGTCTTCCAGGGTGCGAAAGCCAGAGAGACGTgagtctgagggaggggagaagatggcGAGCAGCTCTAGCGGTGAAGACGAAGAAACACCGGCAATCATGGTGACTGCCAAACCTGTGtttgagaagaaaaaagggaaactgagaagtgggaggggaagaaaaagaaaagcttaA